DNA from Solanum stenotomum isolate F172 chromosome 3, ASM1918654v1, whole genome shotgun sequence:
TGAAAGCtgctgttgttgttgctgctgctgtTGCTGTTGATGCATCTGAGGGTGTCCAATCTGTTGCTGCTGTTGTACAATTTGCGATAGTTGTTGTGGGTTCAAACCCATTGAGTTTTGGTGTTGTAGAAGCATTTGCTGCCTTTGCTGTTGAAGACGAAAGGAAGGGGAATTAGGAGTAGAAATCGCAGGCATTGGCTTCAACCACTGCTGCTGTGATGAATTGTTCTGCATAATTGCAGACTGTCCATTCTGAGTCAACCCAGGTAACTGAGAGTTAGCAAATGACGTCCTTGGAAGACTCTGAGCCGATATTTTCTACAGAAAATTGTAACGTCAAAGTGAgcaataaaaacaaattattgcAACGTAATAAGGAAGACAAGAGAGTATTGGATTATATACATTAAATTCCACAAGAGAATTACATGTGATCTACTGAACGGAGAAAGCAAAATTAAATAAGTGAAGATAATCATGAAATTATGACAGCCTTAAATGACCATCAGCTTCAAATATCTAGCAACATGACGACATCCACAACTATGAAGCACTTTATAACCAGATTTCATCTTGGCTGATTCAATTAACTTGTAATTACACAaggatatatttaatttaatttttaagacAAGGAAACCACCCGCCACAACCCTTCGGGTGTGCACAGGGTGAACCTTGTGCCAGTGTAATAGCCCGCCAACCACACAGGAGAGATAAACCACACTAGGCAATCCCGTTGCGACAAACTCGACCAAGAAAGCATGCAGAGGGTTTCTTTGTATCAAGTGTGAAAATTAGCAAGACGAGTAAAAGGAATTCCTACTGCTATGTCAATAAAAATATCTATtggcaagaatattttatccaaGATTCTCTTTCGTGCCTTAGAGCATAATTATAACCAGAAAGTTCAGATCCTACAGGCTAAATCTTCTCCCTTGATGAACTATTTCTTATCTAGAGAAAATTAAGTGATTGAAGCAACTAACTCAAAGATGGTTTTACACAAAACATAATCCAACTAGTTGAGGGTTAAAATCATAGGATTATTTAACAAAATGACATTTGTGAGAAGTCTACTAGAGGAAAGAAAAGCTCGTTCAACTTGAATAGTATAACAACCAAAAACGTTGCTAACTAAGAAAgtcaaaattaataaaagattGAACTTTGaagttacaaaaaaataaatgcatCAAATTGTCCCAAAGTATTTTATAGAAAGTAGCAAATTAGGcagtcaacaacaacaacagcatacccagtgtaatcctaCAAGTGGGAGATACATCATTCCACATATGACAAAGAAATGATTGCTTCTACTGCAGCATTCCCTAACATACCAATTTCAAGTTCATTGggattttcattttcattttcattttcattttcaattttgtttttaaatttcttcatttcaatGTTGTTTTCAAACGTCTTCATCTTAAGTATGAAATTGCAATGTGTTAGAACACTTCCATCCTTTTCATTCAGCAGAGTTACCACTCGATGAAGCTTCTTGCCCCTCTCCAAAACTTCCACTTAACTTTAAGGGTGTCTCCATCTCTCGCTCCTTCTAGACTACTGCACTTCCATGACGTAATGTCAACTTGAAGTAacttgttaattttttaaaatagtaaatctCCTACTTTCGGTCAGCAGTTCTAACTTGGCATGGAGGTCAATTGGTTAGGAAAAAGAAGAATTGAAGGGAAAACAATAAATAAGCTAGTGTATTTTAGCTTATAAATGGACGATCATTCTCATGCTTTCTTTAGCACTTCTTTAAAAAAAGGTTCAACCTCttaggaaaataaattaattatatcagAACGATTGTTCCATTCATCTGCCCCACTAACCAAATTTGAGAAATTGTAAGTCGTAAAAGGGTCAGGAGCCGATAAACCCTAACGTTTccataaaaatgaacaaaaagggggaaaacaagtcataaattaGGTCTACCAGCAGTAacatatttttaggaaaaaagaaaaccaGAGTTCGACTCCATGAAGAAAGAAAACCAGTTATGAATCTGTCCGCAAAGGGACAAACTGTGTTAATGATACTTCCACTGCTGTTAAATGCTCATACTTGGCACCTCAGGACTTAGCTATTACAGCATATAAACCGAGAAATTGCAGCATACTCAATGAGAAACTGTTCGTTCAGATAAGAACGCCATGCTGGAAATATAGTACTGAGGAACTGTAAGAGCAGCTAACTGCTAACCTATGTGTCTTTGGATCAAATTCAAACTTTTCACAAGGGAATTTTTTCCTTACAAAGCTATTCTCATATCTAACCATAAGATTTTACATGGATTGAAATTTTGTGCCACCTCGAGTGGAACACTGTAAAGGGGTAGTTACAGTGAAAAATCTCTGAGATACAGTACCATGAGCTAAAAGGCTCTTAAAGTCTCCATGTGTTAAAACTTGAGATTGTCCTAATGAGacatttttttggataaaaaggTTAAGCATGGACCTAGTGCTGAATCAGCATTTATTTGCTATATGCTGAATTACTTGAATGGCGTTACACATTTATGCATATGTGTCATTGTTGTGTTCGCATAATCCAAGTATCCGGTGATCAATTTAATAAATACAGTCATATCCTAGTTTCAAAGTTTAATTTATATcattaggaaaataaaataaaagtttcaaGATACCCAGAGAAATCTTTCACGAAAATATCTCGAAAAACCCTCTCACATGAAAGGAAATTTCCATGACaatgaaaacacaaaaaattctCTTTGGCTAGCTGTTATGACTAACAACCAAATTCATGACCTGattgatttgaagaataaattatgtggacagttttttttttggtttatacAACTTGAGCTCAGATGTGAGAAAAATTGCAACCAGGTTTCCTGAAAGAGTCACCTCCATTTTACCACGGTGTCATGTGGAAAATTCAGTAGAACAAATGAGACGGATAGTTTTTAGCATGAAACATATATCACTAGCATGTTTCAAGATTGGCACCTGAGTAGTGGTGAGAGGATTTTGCTGGGCCAATTGCTGTTGCCTCAGCTGACTTTGATTCACCCTTTGTGCATATGCCAGGGCCCCGTTTGCCCTTAGCTGAGAGCTCATGTTGAGAGATCCCATCATCCCCATTGCCTGTAAGGACTGGCCATGGGAATTCCCTGTATGGAATTGATTCCCCTGCATTAGACCCGCCTTCTGCCGTGGCTGAAACCAGAATAAAACTCCTTTCAGCAACACTTAAAAGCACGGCAATTTACACTTAACTTCATCAAGTAAAATAACAATGACAAATAGAAGCTGcgtttcttaattttttttaaaacgcTGCAAAATTCTCAAACAAAGTTATGCATTAAATGGCCCGGAGTAGAGTTGgtaaaacataatataaaacTTTGAATCCATTTGCATGAATCCTACAAGTGTTAACGTGATAACaataactactactactacGTGTTAGTCCCGGACAAGTTGGGGCGTCTTTATGAATCTTCACCACGTTTCTCCATATCGTGTTGTCATCATACCAAATTAAAGTGAAAAGGAAtttaaatatgtacaaataataGCAGTAATAACAAtagcaataacaataacaacaacaacaacaatttaataaataagTTTTCTAGAGGCATATAAATCTATGATAAGGTGTAATAAAAGTGCTGAAATGATACCGAATTCAAAAATTGAGATTGCAAATTGAACTGGGCAACAGCCGCTGCTGCAACAGCAGCTTGTCCAGATAACATGGGCAGATGGCCCGTCTGTCCCATTAAAGCTGCCCTAGCTAAATTTCCGCTACCCATCTGACCACCTATTTGCTGCTGTTGTTGGTTctgttgttgctgctgctgttgctgttgttgaaattgttgctGCAGTTGCTGTTGCTGCTGTTGTAATTGTTGTTGCTGCTGTTGCTGGAGCGAAGTACCTCCAACCCCAAAATTCATTTGACCATAAAGTCCTCCTGATTGCTGCCTCATCAAACCAAATTGTTGTTGCTGCTGTTGCATTTGCAATTGACTCATTCTCGCCATTGAGGGTGATCTCTGCAAGTTTTGCTGCATCTGAAAATTAGAGGCGGACATCAAGTTGCTGTTACTGCCGTTAAGATTACTCGAATTATTCTGCTGCTGCTGGAGCTGCATTTGCTGCTGTTGTTGAGATTGTGTCAattgctgctgctgctgctgctgttgAGGCTGCTGCATCTGAATTTGAtgctgctgctgctgttgcTGAGATTGGGTTAACGGGATTTGAGGGAGGTCAATTGAAGGCGATTGTGCGATTGAATTGTTGTTAGACGGAGAAGTCATCGTAATTCCGGGATTAGACAACGTCGCCGACGATGCAGCTCCGGCGGCGGATACTTGGTTTGTAGTATCGATTATAGGGTTCGATGGTTGAGTTAATTTTGGTGAAGATGACGGAATTTCAGCCATTTGTTTATCGGTTGGTGTTGTGATGATGATGATTCGTCGACTGAACGGAATTCAGATCAACCGAGTCATCGGAAACTTTGAATTTTCAGTTTGGGGATTTTGGGGACTGTGGAAGACTCCGTCGTCGAAGAAGAAAGTGAATTAGCATAGATTAATTAGACTTCTGCGGGTCCCATAGTAGCCCACGTGTAACAATTGTCAAAAGTAACAATTTCATGCGGTAACCAATTTTTACCcgatatttaatatttaaccACTTGTTTAACTATTGTGCACAAGTGAATTACtagtataatatgataatcCCAATCTCACTTGTTTAGCcagtatatatattataggaAAAAAACTACATGAGTGAGCCATAAAACCTAATAATTACatgtatatattcaaatttaaagcAATTCAAGAAATATTCATTCTCTCATAAATAATTACAGTTCATACATTTCTTCATTAAAGCTAATAATTTTCGTTTAAGGTTGATAATTTTGCTTAACtgatcagtatatatatactgtattggtatcattaaggttttttgttcacaaattactcattagtcaatgatacttaTGACACTATAATTATCATTGAATAATGAGTAACTTCTAAACAAGAAATCTTAATGATAtcaacacaatatcaaataaGTGAAATTATCAGTCTTATACTTGTTTAGTATCAGTTGAGCgaaattaattgaggatatatagtgtaattatttaatgGTATATGAATGTAAGGGGcatatgtttataattattttacttttatgggGTATTTGCTTAGTTTCCCCTGTATTATACTACTAATTTGGGGATAGTAATTTTACTGTTTTAGGATAAATGGTGAGATAAACTAATTTCGCGATTATTTAATACTTTAAATCAAACATGAGATGgagttaattaatcttgatattattatttttatcctaTCTGCCAAACAATCCTTAAAGGAAAgggttaaaatatttttaacatattaaaaatgatTCACAAATATCTCATgcaacataaataatatttcgCCATCAAACTAATGATTGCTCGTATTTTTCAATATGTATAGCTATCTTTTTTGTCATGTACCTGATGCCTTGTCGAGACAACGATTTTACTTGAACTCTATTTCATAGTTGACTCATTCAATCGTTGTGGTTGAACTTCAAGCAATGACATTCCATTGTGATATACATGTAAAAGATATTCAAAGCAGTACGTTCTTAGTGTTAGactaattaaaataacaaatcttttttttatcaaaataaacacATAAGTTCCAATTTCTTACATTTTACATAATATAACGTAATATGAACTAATTTTGTACATCAACTTTTGCTTCTCAAAAGTTTATTATGAATTTGGCCTTCAATTGATTTTCGCCCAAGGAAAATTAATATGAACTACTCACAATAAGATAGAAGATA
Protein-coding regions in this window:
- the LOC125860545 gene encoding transcription initiation factor TFIID subunit 12b; translation: MAEIPSSSPKLTQPSNPIIDTTNQVSAAGAASSATLSNPGITMTSPSNNNSIAQSPSIDLPQIPLTQSQQQQQQHQIQMQQPQQQQQQQQLTQSQQQQQMQLQQQQNNSSNLNGSNSNLMSASNFQMQQNLQRSPSMARMSQLQMQQQQQQFGLMRQQSGGLYGQMNFGVGGTSLQQQQQQQLQQQQQQLQQQFQQQQQQQQQQNQQQQQIGGQMGSGNLARAALMGQTGHLPMLSGQAAVAAAAVAQFNLQSQFLNSPRQKAGLMQGNQFHTGNSHGQSLQAMGMMGSLNMSSQLRANGALAYAQRVNQSQLRQQQLAQQNPLTTTQKISAQSLPRTSFANSQLPGLTQNGQSAIMQNNSSQQQWLKPMPAISTPNSPSFRLQQQRQQMLLQHQNSMGLNPQQLSQIVQQQQQIGHPQMHQQQQQQQQQQQLSHQQQSSPRMAAPAGQKSLSLTGSQPDATGSGTTTPGGSSSQGTEASNQLLGKRKIQDLVSQVDAQGKLDPEVEDLLLEIADDFIDSVTTFACNLAKHRKSSTLESKDVLLHLEKNWHLTIPGFSSEERKHYPENSSSDLHKKRLDVIRTLMETSQTETSTNSSAKETVRPGAGESNHMIRPPSSDNMVSQSNASQMLHEMTRF